The Marinifilum sp. JC120 genomic interval ACCTGACCGCAGAAGTCACTGCAGACAGCGGGGAATATCAGGTGTTGAGCCGACTATTCGTGATATTCCGTCGCTGCTGGCGCTGGCCCCGTGGTATGGCAAAAAGCACCGGGATAACACGCTCACCATGAAGCGTTTCACTAATGGGCGTGGCTTCTGGTGCCTGGGCGGTAAAGCGGCAAAAAACTACCGTGAAAAGTCGGTGGATGTGGCGGGTTATGATGAACTTGCTGCTTTTGATGATGATATTGAACAGGAAGGCTCTCCGACGTTCCTGGG includes:
- a CDS encoding phage terminase large subunit family protein — its product is PDRRSHCRQRGISGVEPTIRDIPSLLALAPWYGKKHRDNTLTMKRFTNGRGFWCLGGKAAKNYREKSVDVAGYDELAAFDDDIEQEGSPTFLGDKRIEGSVWPKSIRGSTPKVRGTCQIERAASESPHFMRFHVACPHCGEE